Proteins from a single region of Candidatus Puniceispirillum marinum IMCC1322:
- a CDS encoding precorrin-6A/cobalt-precorrin-6A reductase — translation MHLLILAGTSEARFIIGELKDDVRFTITASLAGVTPSPIDLLVPTRKGGFGGASGLAGYCATHNVDAIIDLTHPYATQMSQNAHAAATMSGVKLIRYMRPAWQAGKGDHWRYFDSWTEMAQALPAGARVFLAGGSAALPAFQDADHIDVLARGLKTENVNKSHNFKFIESLPNKMSEDEEALFKAHAITHICAKNSGGNASIAKLHAARSLALPVWLLTRPKADMQDNTSDQFISGDIAEILRHIKHMF, via the coding sequence ATGCATCTGCTGATTTTGGCTGGCACAAGCGAAGCACGGTTCATCATTGGTGAATTGAAAGATGATGTACGCTTCACGATTACGGCGTCTCTCGCTGGGGTGACGCCATCACCAATCGATTTACTGGTGCCAACTAGAAAAGGCGGATTTGGTGGCGCTTCTGGGCTGGCCGGTTATTGCGCAACCCATAATGTCGATGCCATCATTGATTTAACCCATCCTTATGCCACGCAGATGAGCCAGAATGCCCATGCGGCGGCTACAATGTCAGGTGTGAAGCTGATAAGATATATGCGTCCGGCATGGCAGGCAGGCAAAGGTGATCATTGGCGCTATTTTGATAGCTGGACAGAAATGGCACAAGCACTTCCCGCCGGTGCTCGTGTGTTTCTGGCAGGCGGAAGCGCGGCTTTGCCAGCGTTTCAAGATGCTGATCACATAGATGTTTTGGCACGAGGGTTGAAGACAGAAAATGTTAATAAATCACATAATTTCAAATTTATAGAATCATTACCTAACAAAATGAGTGAAGATGAGGAAGCGCTTTTTAAAGCTCATGCCATTACACATATTTGTGCCAAGAATTCAGGTGGCAATGCCAGTATTGCCAAACTGCACGCGGCGCGTTCGCTTGCTTTGCCAGTCTGGTTGCTTACACGCCCTAAAGCCGATATGCAGGATAACACCTCTGATCAATTCATTTCTGGCGACATAGCCGAAATTTTGCGACATATTAAGCATATGTTTTAG
- a CDS encoding cobalt-precorrin-5B (C(1))-methyltransferase, with amino-acid sequence MTSTLSSNLRFGWTTGTCASAAVNASYMALLTGEFPDRVTIVTPSGKNADLEIATTSSGEGWACAGVVKDAGDDPDVTHGAMICATVRLGAPDSGVVFRQGSGVGVITKPGLPIDVGEPAINPVPRQMMCAVIDDLATSLGGTGDVEIEISVPDGDKIALKTWNPRLGIEGGISILGTTGVVRPFSCSAWIASIHRGIDVARANALPHVIGSTGATSEGFAKERYDLPDIALLDMGDFVGGMLKYMRKNPVPRLTIAGGFGKLVKMAQGAVDLHSARSQVDFEKLALLAEPLGFRYDAVAHANSVLEIAQMADPEQRHALATIIAEQALDAAMTYLKRNDIAVEIFVVSRDGALLGRAGRLES; translated from the coding sequence ATGACGTCAACGCTAAGCTCTAATTTACGGTTCGGATGGACAACGGGCACTTGTGCAAGTGCCGCGGTCAATGCATCCTACATGGCTTTGCTGACGGGCGAGTTTCCTGATCGCGTCACTATTGTGACGCCAAGCGGCAAAAATGCCGATTTGGAAATAGCCACAACCAGTTCGGGAGAAGGCTGGGCATGCGCTGGCGTTGTCAAGGATGCAGGCGATGATCCGGATGTCACGCATGGTGCGATGATTTGCGCTACTGTACGCTTGGGCGCGCCTGATAGCGGTGTGGTGTTTCGTCAGGGATCTGGCGTAGGCGTTATCACCAAACCCGGTTTACCCATTGATGTGGGCGAACCGGCGATTAATCCGGTGCCGCGCCAGATGATGTGTGCCGTTATTGATGATTTGGCAACGTCACTTGGGGGCACTGGTGATGTTGAAATTGAAATTTCGGTGCCAGATGGTGACAAGATTGCCCTGAAAACATGGAATCCGCGACTGGGAATTGAAGGCGGCATTTCAATTCTGGGCACAACAGGTGTTGTACGGCCTTTTTCCTGTTCAGCATGGATCGCTTCGATTCATCGTGGCATAGACGTCGCACGGGCGAATGCCTTGCCGCATGTAATTGGGTCAACCGGTGCCACATCTGAAGGGTTTGCCAAAGAACGCTATGATCTGCCTGATATAGCTTTGCTTGATATGGGTGATTTTGTAGGTGGTATGCTCAAATATATGCGCAAAAACCCAGTGCCGCGTCTGACCATAGCTGGTGGTTTTGGCAAGTTGGTGAAAATGGCACAAGGTGCGGTTGATCTTCATTCGGCACGATCGCAGGTGGATTTTGAAAAGCTGGCACTATTGGCAGAACCTTTGGGGTTCCGTTATGATGCGGTGGCGCATGCGAACAGCGTGCTTGAAATTGCACAGATGGCTGACCCTGAACAGAGGCACGCATTGGCGACCATTATTGCCGAACAGGCGCTTGATGCAGCAATGACCTATCTGAAGCGGAATGATATTGCGGTTGAAATATTTGTTGTCAGCCGTGACGGTGCCTTGCTAGGGCGTGCTGGTCGTTTGGAATCGTGA